The genomic region AACAGCAGTCCAGGAATATTCCTTAGCATTGTATTTTAGCACAgtattccttttctctcccaccGCAGTGGCACTGGGCTTATGCTGCAGGCCCTCTGGAAGTCATCAGCCAGCACTCAGACAAGGGGTGACAGTGTTTTCCCCTCTATAATGAGCATTAGCTGAGCTTGTagctctgcttttaaaacatgTCATTTCTTAAAAGTTAGGTTTGAAGCCTTTGTCTGCAGTGCCTGCACAGCCTGAATGATGCATGCTGCACCCCAACTCATTTTCACTTCtaccttttcctttctatttcttcaacctgatttatttaaaacaaaaaaaaaaaaatggaaattcacACCAATGGTCAAGTTTGATTtaccattttctttaaatgagaaaaatactATCAGTTTCAAACTGTGCGCCAGAGTTGTACCAGATCCCTAATTGTACTTTGCTTACAGAAGAATCTGAATCTTGCTCTGCTCATCTTTCATGCTTTCCCTGGCCTGCAGTCCCCTCTGGTTCAGCAGCAATTGCCCAGCCTGCTGCAAGGCTTTTCTTAACTTGCATTTGCAGCTTTTGGAGATCCTCTGCATGCACCAACAGCCTGGTTCAGGCTTTGTCATTGCGAGCAACCTCTCTGTCAAACCCAAGAATGTTCTCTCCTTACACGCTGGGCCACCCCTCCTGGATTTATCTTTTCTGTGCCATCCTGGGCCAAGTGTTCTTAAACTTGAGATGTAAATGGCCTGAAGCCCTCCCAAGCAGTCACCACCTGTCTGGATTAAAGATCTGCTAACTCCATTGCTCCAGTCTCACGGTCAGGATTGTTCTTGTCCAAGTCAATCGAAGGCTTGGCACATTTTTGCTGTGTTAGCtagagggtagatttagattagatattaggaagaaatacttcACTTTGAGCATGGTGAGATGTTGGAACAGGTTGTTGAGGGTGGTTGTGgctctcccctccctggaattgttcaaggccaggttggatggggcttggagcaaccaagtgggaggtgtcccagcccatgcaggggggttggaactagatgatctttaaggtcccttccaaccaaaaccattctacaattctattTCTAGCACCATCAGGTGAGGAGTCTCCCTGCCTATTTCCCAGGGAGAGGAGCCAACCCAGATCAGCTGGTGGCTTCTTGCTCTTCTTGCATGCTAGAAGGGCGCTCAAGTGGCTTGGGCCAACTGATTCCACAGGATAGCCCAGGATGACCAATGCTGTCCTCAGCAACAACCCAGTACCTGccttccccccctgccctcctggCCAGGGTGCTGTGGCCATCCCACAACTGCAGAGATAACACCCTGGACAGCAGTCCAGGCATACTCTCTTGTCCACTGTGCCTGGGGAGGGTTCACACCCCAAAGGTGAGATGAAGCCCAGCATGCGCAGACAGAGGTGCAAGGAGGAGGTCGGGACCATGGATTCAGGGAGCTCCCAGGATGCACTTTGAGGTGTGCCTAACATATGCTGGTGACATTAGCATGAGCAGGAGTCATTCCTGCTTCCCCAAGCTGTAATTTCAGGCTCACCCAGATAAATCACCTTGTCCAGGTACACTCTGATAACATTTGCAGGATTATCTTCTCCGCTGGGGAACATATTTCCATACTGATTTAATGAAAGCAGAGATTCTGGAGTCAGCAAGAGTTGGAGCCTTACAGACGGCCCCTAATCCAGGAAATTGGATGTGGCTGGAAGCATTCCAGCAGGCAAAGCTCGGGAGAACCTACTGTGGCTCATTCCTGATGTGAGGCCCTGTGTCCATGAGATAATAAATCTGAGTTTAGCGCTCCTAATCCTGAGTTTAAAATACCACAGCCCACATTACACAAAGTGGTTGAACAGGTACAAAGATGCTCTCCTGGTGGAAAGATGTTGCAAATCACTGAAGGAGTAATTGCAGCTGTAATTTCAGGCTTTTGCCAGCTGCAAAGCAACACATGCAGGTAGACTCTGGTCACGTAGTGGATGGGCTTTTCAGCCAGGCCCTTTCCCAGTCCTCTGAGGTCATGATTCAGGATGTCCCCATCTATTGCTTCATCCTTCACAAGCAGACTTGGGGGCAGATCTTTTGCTTCAGACACTTGCCTGACTGAGTTGCTGCTTTGGCATCTGCCAAACCACCTTGGTTAGAGCCACTCaacagctcagcccagcagtcCCACTCAACCTCACAGCATGCAGCATCTGGACCAGTCCAGGGGTGCTGAGGCACAGCGGTGCCTATCAGCTAGACCAGAAGACAGGCCCTAAATGAAAGCTGCTCACAGTGATGAAACTCACCCTGAGCAATCATCTTTCCCTCTTCAACCTAAGCAGAATTACAGCTTGTAGTaagggagaggtggggatgTCCACAAGGGAAGCTGGGAGCTCAAGAAACAGTGCCATCTCAGCGTGGAGAGATCAGCACGGCATCTTTGGGTGTCAAGGAGAGTGAAGGAAGAAGCCTGAGGATCTGAGAAAagagctacaaaaaaaaccccacaaaaacccaaacaaacaaaacccccacaaaacccaaacaaacaaaacccaaactaaaaaaaaaaaacaaaaaaaacccaaaaacaaaaaaccccaaacatggGCAGCCCTAGCAACAGACAGAGGTGTCTGGTCTCTCCTATGGGAGTGATGGTTCACAGCCAGCATCAGGGGATGAACTCAGGCCCCAAATGCTAGCAGCAGTTCATTGAGGACTGAGATTGGCCACCATACAAGAGCAATTTGCACTTTCcaaggaggagagagcagagacaTTGTGCAAGGAAAGGCTAATGAGAGGGCAGCAAGTCACTACCAGGAGCCAGGCTGTCTCTGAAGTTCAGGCCCAGGCCCAGGATCAAAGGAGGATGCCTGATCTCTAGCATAGGCCATGCTTGGTGGGGCCTTTGCTGTGATTTCTGACCTTGCACACATGCTGGCTGTGAATTTGGTCTGTCCCTTCCATGTCAGTTGTCTCTTCTATACACATTTCTCCCGGCTTTGTCCTCTCCAGGACAAATGATCCCAATTTGGAGAGCACAAGTGCAGATACAAACACCACCAGCCTCACACTCATAACCAGAGATGAGGCACTGCTGAAGTAATATCCCACAGCCTTTACTCCCTTCACACTTGTGGCTCCCTCTGGATGAGAGTTTGGCATGGCCAAGGGCACTGTTTGCAGCAACAGCACCAAGGCCACTCACTCCTTTTGGCTTGGAGAAAGATTATCTATTGCTTCCTAAGCTGTGATGCAGATCAATCTATCTCCCTGTAATACAAAGTAAGGAATTTGCCATGTGATGCAGGAGAGCTCTCCAGGTGAGCAGGAGTCTGGATGGAAGAAATAGGAACCTATCCCACTGCTGAGTTCCCACAGAGCAGGATAAACCCACATCACCAAGGTTTGCTGCCATCTGCCCTCATCTTCTTCATCTCCATCTCTGAAGATCAGATGGGTCAGTAACTTGCTGGTACATCCCCTAGATGGCTGACCCACCACACACTGATAAGGAACATGGCACCACACACTGATAAGGAACATGGTGATGGGAGCTGAGGGTTGCCAGCTCTAACTAGCTTGGCTCTGTCTTTCTCAGTCTACAGTGGTTCTTCCTACACCACGTCTTTCCTGAAAATAATGGGCAAGCACCTCTGCATCTTCAGTGTGGTGGAACATGTGTCTGCAGCTAGGGACACCATCTCTGTCTGGTGTGCCTGAGGGTGAGCAGGGACCTTCCCTCCCTTGAATTCAGCCTTTGTAAGGATGCTGGTCCTGgagcttcagattttttctcATCATGGTGGCTCAAACCCAGAGGTATGAAGAGAGATATGGTATTGTGCTGACTGAAGTAGCCCATGGCTTCCAGGCAGTGGGACACCCCATGGCCTCCTTGACTGAGGTATTAGCCTGTCATGATAATGCCATTTAATTCAAGGCTCTTTGAAAGCCATCACAGACACCTGAACTTCCATCAGACAAATGCAGGCTGAAAAAAGTAGGCTCATGGCTCAAGTCTGAATTTTCTTGATGTGAATAGCCCCTCCAAGCATCTCCTTTGAGATGGCATGTCCTCCCTCATTATCACTGGTTATCCATGAATCTCTAATCTTCCCAGCAGCATTTGAGCAGAGGTCCCTGGACAAGATTCTcaaggagctggtggctgctaAGGTAGGGTTACAGCACCAAGCTGCCAAAAATGCTTCAGGAAACACCTGAACCTACCCCTAACCTTTTAAGTAGTCTCCCCCTTGACCAGCTCTAAGTGAGAAAATATCCACACACTTTCCTTTCCCATCCAGCTTTTCTTGCAAGGTAACCATCCTGCCCAGTCTGGCCCCTGCAGCCTGCTAGAACatggctccagcagcagctcatcttGGAGAGATGTCTGGGGTCCTTTGCATGGGTTCAGTCCCACAAAATCTTGgacttcatagaatcacagaatggtttgggttggaaagggccttaaagatcacctaattccaacccctctgcatgggcagggacacctttcactagaccaggttgctccaagtcccattcaacctggccttgaacatttccagggagagGACATAGGGGACAtacacagcttccctgggtaacctgttccagtttctcaccaccctcacagtaaagaatttcttcttaatatttaatccaaatctaccctcttccagtttgaaactaTTCCCCTTGGTCCCAGGCCTCTGTAAAAAAGTGCTCCAAGGTGTGACCAGAGCATTCTtgtcttcaggctgaacaactccaactctctcagcctgacTTCAATAGGAGAGGTactccagacctctgatcatcttcatggccctcctcgTGACTAGCCCCaatagctccatgtccttcttatattGAGGTTTGAAAGACACTGATTTAATTAGACACACCACCCAAGCAGAGGTAAGCTGGCTCTACTTACATTTGCTCTTGCTGATATGGAGAACTTCTCATCTCACAGAACACAGAAGGGATCAGGCTCAAGGGCTGAACCTTGAGGCAAGTTTCCAGAGATGTGAAAGAGAAGGAGGGTAtctcagagcagaggagctTCTTTTGGACTTTATATCAGCCCCACTTTATCATGGGGTAGTCAAAAGGCCTGTCCAtgccctccccagctccagcaagTAGGATGGTCTCCCTGCTACCTCTGCTGGCATTGATGTGGCACCACCTGGGAACACCCCAGAGTGACAGCCTCTGGGGTCATGCTTGGTGGGGGTAAGAGGGATAGAGACTATTACATCCTTAGCAGAGGGGCAACTTATGGGTCTCatagaaagggaagaagaaagtgtttcagtgtgtttcagttctgggcctcttAAGGAAATCACAGAGTCTTGTGATTTAGAGACAAATATGCAAGACAGAGAGAGATTTAAGCCACAAGCTTGGCCCACTGCCTgaatttttccctcttctttcagTGTAATTACAGTTGAGCCATCTAGTAATTGGGTAACTTTTTCCAAAGGAATCCTTTCACCCAGAGTGAGTCATACTTGCTATGAAGAGAGCATGGAGGCAGATGAAAGACCTATAGGTCCTGTGGCTTATTGTGGCAGAGCATTTTGCCCCCACCCCCTTGTTCCTCAGCCCCCCAGGTGTGTCCAGGGTAGAGACAAGAGCCAGACACCGAGTTTTCCTGGATAATTTCTCCACACTCCTCCAAGAGGGCTTTCTCCTGGCTAGTTGTGCCCTACAGCCAAGATGACCTGGATGTTTTGAGGGCATCTAGGGGTTCATCAGAGTGAGGACCATTTtccctcctctggctgctgtcCCTACAAGAGCTGGTGGTAAGTGCTGGGCCAGCAGCTGGACAGCCTCTGGGGACAGCAAGGCTCAATAGTGCAGGTAGGTGACCCTGGATCCAGCTTCAGTCATCTGCTCCTGGGGTTTCACCTGGACCACCAGGAGTTTCTGAGGTAAAGCATGTGCCCAGTGATATTTATTCTGCTCCTGACTTAGCCAGAGCTGAAGAATCTGCCCTCTTCCCAGACCCTTCCCGCCACGTCTCACTCCATCTGTCCATTTTCCATGTGGGATAAAAGCTTGAATAGTACAACGCTCGTTGTAAAACTATTTTCCATTGGCTTTGTAACCACACACAGCCGAACCTCCTcctggagcagccagcagccagcttGGAAGGGTTGGGTTTAGCATCCtggagaggagcctgggtgAGGGTGGGCGGAGGCAGCTCTGAGTGATTGActctccctccccaaaaaaccaacccctcCTACCCTATCCTCGGTCTGATTGGCGGGTGGGGTGGAGAAGGGCTGGGGCAACTCAGCTCTCCATCTACTTAAAGGCAAGGGTGGGGCTCCTTCAGCAACTTTCCTGGGACGGTGGCATCTGGGTGGAGAGGAGCATTACCCTGCAGAACAAAACCATGTCTTGCGTGAGTAGAGAGAAGGATGGGGCAGCTTTGCTGGAGGTGTTGCTTGATGGAGTGGGAATGTGGGGAATGCTTTGGCTTGAGGTGAGGGGACTTGTACTGTCCTCCGTCTGCTTGCCAGCCCCAGTGTCAGAGGGTCTGCTAGAGCTGGATGCTTGCTGATGATGAGGAAGGATTCCTGCTTGCATCTTTTACAGAGGGgtggctgcttttcttcttccagcaggcgttggtggggttttttccgCTGCAGGATCCTTTCTGGGAGATAGGGGATGATGGGGTCTTTGCTGGTTTGGCTTCCAGGCTGAGGTAACCTGTTTTGcaggagggaaagcagctgcagtagtgtttttcttttgctgtctgaTCATACCTTCTGGGCAGCCTTACTGCTTGTTTCCTAGCTGAAGTTTTCACGAGTCACTGAATCACACTCATTCCTGCAAAGAAAGGTATATGCAGAAGTGTCCTTCTGGGAATGTCAAGGACTGCTGGAGAGATGCTTGTGTTAAAAGAATGGTTGCACTTTGATtgagttatttttcattagacTGAGGATTGTGAACTGGAGAGTGTTCCCAAGTGCAAGTTTATTTAAGTGGGATGGGGGAAAAATTCTTAGTATTCTTGGGGTGTTGCCTCTGCCAATGGGAGCTGGGCAGCAAAGTGTCTCAGCTCCTGAACCTTGGCAAAGCTTCAAGTTAAAATCCAAGCTAGGGGAAGAGAGTGGAGACTCCCTCTCCAGTCAGGCTTCTGTGGGATGGTGTGAGATCCTCAAGGCATACGGGTGTGTTTGAGACAGGGTGGGTGTGATAGGAGCTTACAGGTACTTatgtttcactgctgtgaaaaaCAGATATGTTgatgagagcaggaggaggaagattaGGAAATCGGGCACATATCCCATGTGACTGAAGTAATATCTCTGGGATATCCTCAGTGTGATGCCCTAGGGGAAGGGAGCTTCCCTGTATCTTCAAAAGCAATGCACTGCCTTGCAAGGTAGCAAGGCGAGCTGCCAAGTTGGAGCAACTGAGCCAGCAGGTACTGAGCTAACATCTCTGCCTCTGCATTCCCCAGGGACCAGTGTGCACCAACTTGGGTCTCAAACCTGGCCAGCGCCTCATTGTCAAGGGGAAAATTTCACCAAGTGCCAAGAGGTaagctgggctgggctgggctgccaAGGCAAGACTTGTCTTCAGCTGATGGGACACAGAAGGGATCCCTCCCTTgagtgggaggggaggaggttgGGAAGGGGTTAATACCAACAAGGGCTTCCCAGTGAGTCATGGTCTAATGCAAGTTGCAGACACGTGGTGCTGCCAAGGGGCTAAGATGAAGCAGATGTGAAGCTCCAGCAGTGTACTCTGGCAGTGACCACATCCTCTCTAGCACAGGGTAAAGGAAATTGAAGTTCTGTCTATACTGAGATTTGGGTTGAGACCATCCCTACTGCCACATCCTCTCCCCTGCATGAAGATGGCCCAGGAGCAGCCAACACTGTGACAATGACCTGATCCGCTGGGCAGAAGGAGGTTACAGCCCAAGCAGCTGGGAGGTCTTGGATGGTCTGAGCCATAGCTCCATCTAAGGGTGCAAATGGAAAGGCTGCAGTTTGGAGCAGAGTATCAGGGTGTTCAGGTTTTGCTGTCACCCAGTGCAGATGTCTGTCAGGTGCTGAAGGGGAGGTGGTGAGTGGGCAGGTGGAAGTAGAAATGTACTCCCAACTCCAGGTATCAGGGTGGCTGGGGCCTCCAGGAAAGCTTCTGCAGCAGCCCTTGTCTTTTAGCAGATAGGTGGCTGGTGGGGCCCCTTTGTGGGTAAGGTGGAGCCTGTAGCTGCTGTACCAGCACTAGCAGTATTCCAGGAAACATGTTCCAGCTCTTCCCTGCATCTTTGAAGTTTGATAGAGTCAGAGTGAAGCCTTCTGGGGTTTCTCTTGACAAATAATATGCCTTCTCTCTTCTCATCTGGGTGAGAGGCCTGGAGGCAAGGTGGACACTAGGCTAGGAAGCTGCTTCCTCCCACTGCCATTGCAGATGCCTTGGAATAGCTAATGACATGGTAATTATTTCAGCTGCCTCAGGGTGGGGAGAAGGCAGTGGCTGTCAGGCAGGGTGCAACACCAGCTAACTGTCTGGGGCTGGAAGAAAGTCTGCCAAAAGCAAATGCCTCATTGGAAGCTGGTTTGGGAACAGGATAAGTCCCTGTTCACGACTAAAAGTTTTGTGGAGACTAAGCAGTGCATCTCCAAGGGATGGCACTATGGGCCCAATCACCATAGTGGAGGAGAGTGCCCCTCACTGATATACTACCAGCtacccagggaagctgtgcagtttagcaaagaggtttgtttttttttgctttaagcCTAGTGGAAGGTAATAGGCAGACCCGGAGACATTCATGGTAATGAGCAACATCCTGCAACAGTACTGAtgtcttctttctctgcagctttgtGATGAATCTGGGGAAGGATGCTTCCCAAGTCGCACTTCACTTCAATCCCCGTTTTGATGCTCATGGTGATGTGAACACCATCGTTTGTAATTCAAAGAAGGTGGAAGAGTGGGgtgcagagcacagggagagTGTCTTCCCTTTCCAGAAGGGGGGCATAGCAGAGGTGAGGCCTGGGATGCACTCTCTGTACGTGCCCTGGTGAAGGGGGAATGTTTCACAAGGGCACCCAACTGCAGGGGCTGTCTCAAGGCTGTCTGTACAGAAGGTGGCTGACTTCTCCTGCTTGGCCAGTGCCACTACCCAGGGATCTGAGCAGTGGTGGAGGGTGGGGGTCAAATGTACAAGCTCTGTCAAGCTCAAAGAGATGTTGCTATTGAATTGAGCAGGGAACAGGCATCAGGGAAACGAAAATAATACTCCTGTTGAGGAGCAGGCTATGCTGCTGAGCATGTTCATCCCCCAAAGCAGGGGGTGGCAGAACAATGCTGTGGAGGGGAATGGTTTTGAGTGTATCTTGGCAGAAACTTTCTCTGACTTTTTTCATTTGTCCTGCAGATCACTTTTGTCGTCAACCAAAATGATCTGACAGTCCACCTGCCAGGCCACCAGTTCACGTTCCCTAACCGGCTTGGTCTCTCTGTCTTTGATTACTTTGAAACACAAGGGGACTTCACACTCCAGTCCATCAGCTGGGAATAAGTTCCTCTGACATATACATCACAAAGATACAGAAAAAGTGATCAATAAACAAGAGTTTTGGTCTACCCTGActcaaaatctgttttcaacTCACTGGGGTTGGTCACCTTACTGGAGGGGTGGAAGGAGGAGTGTATTCACTTAAGTACAATATGTGGGTGGAATTGTGCCAGCCTTGGCCCTTAAAGTCAGAATGGGAAGCTGTGTCAAAAGTCTGGGAAGGCAGAAGTTAAAAGGTTCTAGAAGAGTCTTGGGAGGAAACGATGGAGCTAGATGTGGGGAGAGTGGAAAGGTCCCTTAAGCAAAGTTGCCCATGCTTGAGGTCTAGACTGACACACTGCCTGTGTGGATGTCATCAGCCCAATTTATCTCTTCCCCAGACTAAACATCCCTGGTTGGCCCCTGACAGTCTTGAGTTGCTGTGCTAGCTAAATCTAGTGGGGTGCATGGAGTGAGGGGAAATTCCTCCATTGTGTTTGGGCCTGTGCTCCCTTATAGAGGCTGGTCCTGCTCATGAAGCAGCTTCCCCGTGTCTTCTTGGCACCTGCTGATATTGCATGGGGACAGCAGTAGAGAAGGATGAGGCATATTTGATGCTATAGCATAGTTCTCCCTGGCCTGTGGGTTGATACCAAGAGTGTCAGCTGGCAGCTGCCTTGGGGGCTCTCCCAGTCTGATGCTACTTCAGGAGCAATGACTGTGGCTGTGGGGCAGGCTGTGTCAGGTGGCAATGGGAAAGGTGGTAGCTTCCCTGTTCTGCAATTACCAGGGAGGCCTGGAATGCAAGGACTCAATCTTTGGGTTGTTGTTTCCAGGCTTGGCCATAAGCAACATAAAGCACAAACAATTTGGTGTCCTACAGGGATTCCCTGCAGGCCTGGCAGGACTGATTCCTATGCCTATTAAACAGCTGCGGAGCACCTGGAGCACAGGAACTTGTTCCTATGGCAGCAGCACCTCCTGGCTTTGCTTCATAATTTATGAGGCTCTGCCAGGTGCTGTGTCTCAGGTACCTATGCAGAGGGAGGCCTGGCTGCTAGAaacagggggtgggggtgatTGTGGAAGAAGAGATGACTTTGAGGCAAGGGCTCAAGAGGGGCTTttgagctggaagcaggaatgATTAGAGTGTACAGGCAAGCTGAGGTTCTGCAGTTGGATCTCTCTTGAAGCTCCACATTTCCCAAAGCCCATGTGCTCTGGATGATCACATCCCACTCTTTAGGGCTACATTTATGATAATAAATACAGCACATAACATTGCCACCCTATGCATAGACATGGATGGGGGACAGCATAGCTCGGGGATGCTTCCTGTGGGATGGTATGGATAAGGCCATCCTTTGTAAGGATGAGGAGACTTTAGATGTATGGAAGTCAGCCATGCTTGGCTAGATGGCCTCAAGGCAAGAGACCTGACCCAATTTATGTAGTGGTGTTGATACATTCCATCTGACTGGAGTACCTTTGGTAGGCCAGAGAATTGGGGGTTTCCTCAACCACAGCAGAGACATGGTGCTGCTAAGGGCTCCCTCCACCAGCTATGATGGTGAACATGTAGTGGAGCTCTCTCCTTACAGCTTCCTCTGAAAGCTGAGCAAATGTGCTGACCTCCCTGAGCTGTACTTTGTACTTCAGCACAATCTCAGAGTGTCTCTTAACTGTACTTAAGAGTCTTTTTTTAGAAAGATTCTTCAaagcttttttggtttggtttttttttgtggaaggtgggggaaaaaaagttgagTGTGAGCTTTACCACAAGAGGTTGAACCTTATTCAGATCTGTTGCTAGCGTGGCTGCTTCTTGAAGTGACTCACTGGGTCCTGTGAGATCTATGACTCACTGTTGTCCTGGCTTTGTTATGGCTTGGCCCGTTGCTAACGAGGAGGTGAGGGGTTGCAAGGGTTCCCCTGCTGTATAATTTAGATGTGTGGAGGCTGACTGCTCCCTTCCACCCACTCCCTGGCCTTGTGCAAGGTGGAGGCTGGCATGCAAGGGCTGAAGGACCTGAGGATGGAGTCAGGATCCCCAAGACACGTGGcctccctgcagctgaggaGGGTAAGTGGGGAAGGCACGAAGGGGACAGCACCACAAAAAAATGAGGATGGAAGACACTGCACACCCACGTGGAAAGTGATGCACTTTTATTTCCCAACACAACCACAGCCAAAGGCTGAGAGATGTTTCTAACCTAGGGCGCTGCTCACCCCTTCCTGTTCTCCACAGACCCTGACAATTCCTCAAAAGCCATGGGCACACCATGGCCTCCTCCTGGGACCCCGCAGCCTCTTGGGtagggggaaggggaaggttGCCAGGATCCATGCCGCCCTCATCCTGCTGTGTTTGGGGCGCTGGTGGTAGTTGCCAGCAAGCAGGGTGTAGAGAAAAGGGTTGATGCAGCTGTCGCCATAGGCCAGGCAGGTGACACTGAAGTTGAGGTAGTCATGGGTGGCAGGACCAATGCCCAGCCTCTCACCCTGATACAGCACAGCCACCACAATGGTCTGGACACCACCCAGTATCTCTCCAGGCTCATAGCAGtcaggaggaggatgctggcaCGCATGGTGCCAGCTGAGCAAAAGGTCCAGGCTGAGCAAAAGCTGGGAGCCCACACCCCCAAAGAACCAGTCATGAGCAAAGTTGGTGCAGACCACAAAGGGGATGGTGGTCAGGTACAGAAGGTCAGCCAGGGCAAAGTTGATCACATAGACCCCCCCAGAAGCCTGCTGAGCAGCTCACCACCCTTCCAGAGGCCACCACCACTGTGTAGATGTTGCCCACCATCCCAGTGAGACACAGGACCAGCAGCACTGCACCCAGCGGCCCCGTGACTGGGCTGTCCTCTCCTAGGACACTACTTTCCTCCGAGAAGCTGCCACCCTCAGGATCCTCTCCAGGGCTTGTGCTGACAGGGGAAAGATCCTCAGACATCCTTGGGAAGGTGAGCAAGAGCAAGTCAGGTTATCAGAGACCTGGGCTTCAGTGTATGGGACACATCAAGCCTTAACACCAGAGAGAAGAATGGTAGCAGTGCCACAGACATAGGAAACTCCAG from Heliangelus exortis chromosome 1, bHelExo1.hap1, whole genome shotgun sequence harbors:
- the LGALS1 gene encoding galectin-1; this encodes MSCGPVCTNLGLKPGQRLIVKGKISPSAKSFVMNLGKDASQVALHFNPRFDAHGDVNTIVCNSKKVEEWGAEHRESVFPFQKGGIAEITFVVNQNDLTVHLPGHQFTFPNRLGLSVFDYFETQGDFTLQSISWE
- the LOC139789550 gene encoding LOW QUALITY PROTEIN: urotensin-2 receptor-like (The sequence of the model RefSeq protein was modified relative to this genomic sequence to represent the inferred CDS: inserted 2 bases in 2 codons; deleted 4 bases in 3 codons): MSVALLPFFSLVLRLDVSHTLKXQVSDNLTCSCSPXPRMSEDLSPVSTSPGEDPEGGSFSEESSVLGEDSPVTGPLGAVLLVLCLTGMVGNIYTVVVASGRVVSCSAGSGGVYVINFALADLLYLTTIPFVVCTNFAHDWFFGGVGSQLLLSLDLLLSWTMRASILLLTAMSLERYWVVSRPLWWLLYQGERLGIGPATHDYLNFSVTCLAYGDSCINPFLYTLLAGNYHQRPKHSRMRAAWILATFPFPLPKRLRGPRRRPWCAHGF